The stretch of DNA GAGGACTTGACCATGAGGCCCGTCCGGTGCTTTCTTGCCGGACGGGCTTTTTTAATAGACAACCAAGTGTTGAGCTGTTATTATGCGCAAACAATGGTTCATGCTCGGGGTGCTGAGCATCTGGAGTCTGGGGACAATGGTCGGGCAGGCTCAAGAGCCCGCACTGGTGCCTCGATTTGAACGCCCGGTGGGGCGCCTGGTGTTGGCGCGGCCAACGCAGGCCGGTGCTTTTCTGGACGTGGTAGGTCGCCGGGCTGCGCTGCTGGGCTACGAGCACCGGCCATTTGAGGTCTGGGTCTATCCGCTAAAGATTCTGGATGATCTCCGGCTGGAATTTCAGATTGCCGACTATCCGGTGCCGCTGAGCGGTGAGGAGACGTTGGCCTACATTGAGGTGCGTCCGGAGGCGACCGTGCTCACCTACAGCCATGCGGCGTTTACGGTGCGCCAGATTCTTTACGCACCGGTTCACGAGCCGGGCATTGTGATGCTCTTTGACGTGCAGGCCGTGCGGCCGCTGACGATTCGCGTGGCCTTTCGGCCGGATTTGCGGCTCATGTGGCCGGCGGGGCTGATGACTGGTTATCTCGGGTGGCATGAGGAGGCGCATGTTTACACCATTACCGAAGAGACCCGACGTTTTGCCGGCGTGATTGGCTCTCCGCTGGCTCAGGACATTTCGGTGCAGCCTTACCAGGAAGAGCCAAAGGATCTGCCTAACCGTTTTGAACTGGTTGTAACGCCTGAACTCGCTGCGCATTACTACATCCCCGTAATTATTACGGGGAGCATTGAAGGCATAGATGGGGCTATTGCGGCTTATCGGCGCCTGCTCAGCCAGGCGGAGAGCTATTACCGCCAGAATGTGGCCCATTACGAGCGATTGCTTGACGAAGCCTTGCAGATTGAAACCCCGGATCCAAGGCTGAACGCCGCCTACGCCTGGGCACTGGTAGGTATTGATAAAGGGCTGGCCACCAATCCGTATCTGGGTACCGGGCTGGTAGCCGGATTCCGGACGGCAGGCAATAGCGAGCGGCCTGGTTTTGCCTGGTTTTTTGGGCGCGATGCACTCTGGACCGTACTGGCCACCACGGCGGTCGGCCATTTTGAAACGACGCGCACAGCGCTGGACTTTCTGCGCCAGTTTCAGCGGGAAGATGGCAAAATTCCCCACGAAATTTCTCAGAGCGCAGCGCTAATCGATTGGTTTGAGGCGTATCCGTATCCCTGGGCCTCAGCGGATGCAACACCGCTTTTCATCATCGCGCATGCCGACTACTGGCAGACCAGTGGTGATCTGGACTACATTCGCCAGCACTGGACGTCGCTTGTAAGGGCTTACCGCTTTACAGCAGGTACTGATACCGACGGAAACGATCTGGTAGAAAATACGGGCGTGGGGCACGGCTGGGTGGAAGGAGGACAGCTCTATCCTCCGCATGAGGAACTGTACCAGCAGGGGGTGTGGCTGGCTGCGCTGGAGGGAATGGAGGCAATGGCGCAGGCGCTGGGGGAGACGGAGCTGGCGGCCGAGGTGCGTCAGCGGGCGCTTGCGGTGCGAGCGGCGATTGAGCGCACCTACTGGCTGGAAGACGAGGGATACTATGCCTTTGCTACCTGGAAGCCGGCAGGAGCGACAGCGCTGGAGTTGCTCAGAGAAAACACGGTACTGCAGGCAGTCCCCCTCTGGTGGCGGTTGCTCAGCCCGGAGCGAGCACGTCGCGCCCTGGAGCACATAGGAAGCGCTTATCTGGCTACAGACTGGGGCACCCGCATTCTCTCCAGCGCCAGCCGTCGGTATGATCCCCTTTCTTACCATCATGGATCGGTCTGGCCCCTGTTTACGGGATGGGCATCAATGGCGGCCTATCGGTATGAAAAGCCGCATATTGGCTACCAGGCCCTGATGGCCAATGTCCTGCTGACGTATCAGGGAGCACTGGGGTACGTGACGGAGCTGCTCTCAGGGGCCTTTAATCGGGATTTTGGGCGGTCGTCGCACCATCAGGTCTGGTCTGAAGCCATGGTGGTAACGCCGCTGGTGCGGGGGTTACTGGGGCTTGAGGTGCAAGAGGGCGGTCGTGTGTTGCGCGTTGCGCCGCAGCTACCCGCTGTATGGGACTCGGTGCAGTTGCGACATGTGCCGGTAGGGCAGGATCGGTATGCGCTGACCTTCCGGCGCACCAGCGATGCCTTTGAGGTTCAGCTTGTGCCGGAAGGCGAGGCGGCGCCGATTTCGCTGGACCTGGCCCCTGCCTTTCCCCGGGACGCCCGGGTAGAGGCGGTAACGGTAAACGATCGGCCGGCGGTGTTTGAGGTGCGGGAAGAAGGAGACTGGCAGCGCGTGCGCATCCGCGTGCCGGTGGGAGAGGCGACCACGATCCGGTATCGCATGCAGCCCGGAACGGATGTGTATGTGGCGCCGGAGCCATTGGTGCCGGGCATGGACAACCAGGGACTGCGCGTGCTGCAGGTACGTGCCGACGCAGATGCGTTGCAACTGGTGCTGGAAGGACGCGCGGGCCGAACGTATACGCTGCAGGTCCGCACGCCGCGGCAGTTGCAGGCTGTCGAAGGTGTGCAGCTTAAACCAGAAGGCAATGGGTACCGCGTGCAGGTGCATTTTGCGGGCCAGACGAATGCTTATGTGCGCCGCACCCTTCGACTTCCCTTCCAGTAAAGGGCTGCGGCAGCAGCCGTCATAAGAGACGGCTTTCCCCGGGCAGCCTCCGGAGATGCCAGGAAAGGAGGCGTCAGAGGTTGCCAGAGCAATCCTTTTGATTTTTGGTGCGGATGTCTTTACTTTTCAATAACAAGTATGTGCAATCTATCCGCCAGAGCGTCATGGTACAGCGTGCCTGGAAGGGCAGCGGCTGGCTGGTGGTAGGCTTGCTGCTCATCGGATGCGCCGGCAGTCGGTCGGTGAGCCATACCGAAGCGCCTGCTGAAATGGCTACGTCTGCGCAAGGCTCAGAAGGACAGGTAGTCGTGGCTGTGCAGACGCAAGAGACGGGCGAGGAAGCGCAGGTAGCGGTATCCTTGCCGGGGCGGGTGACAGCGGTGCATGTTGTGGAAGGGCCGTCCGGTAGCTGGACGGTCTACGTGCAGGGGCAGCAAGTTGAAGCGGCCGAGCCCCTGTACATCCTGGATGGGGTGCCGACCACGTCAGAGGTGCTGCATCGGCTCGACCCGCAGCTCATTGAGCGCATTGAGGTCCTGAAGGGAGAGGAAGCGGTTGCAGCCTACGGTAGGCGCGGCGCTCACGGGGTGATTCGCATAACGACCCGGCAGGATTGAGCAGGGAAGGAGGAATGAGCCAATGAATTGATGAAATTTTTTTAAAGGTTGCAAGTGCGTTACATTTGAACCGGTTTAGCTGGCCGGTGTCCCTTGAGAAGGGGATTGCATTTCGTGGGAAAAGCTTGGAGATTTTGACTGAAAGCGTTCCCACAGAATGTGAAAATACCCGCTTTATCCAACCAACTGGAGCTACAGGTTGCTATGAGAACGTTGCTTCCACGGAGCCTCTGGCTGGGGATTTTGCTTGGATTCTGGAGTGTAAGCGTTGCCATCGGGCAGCCCCGGACCGTGACCGGGACCGTGACCGACGCTTCCACCGGCGAGCCATTGCCCGGCGTTAACATCGTGGTGCTGGGCACCATGACCGGTACGACCACCGATGTAGAAGGACGCTACCAGATTGAAGTGCCCGGTCCTGAGGCGGTGCTTGTCTTCTCGTTTGTAGGGTACGAGCAGGTGCAGGAAGTGGTGGGAGACCGTGCGGTGATCAACGTGCGCATGCAGCCCACCGTTGAAGTGCTTGAAGAAATCGTGGTGGTGGGCTACGGGGTGCAGCGGCGCGAAGACGTAACCGGATCGGTGGCCACCATTAACGCGGATGATGTGAACCAGGGGAACTACATTTCGCCAGACCAACTGCTGCAGGGACGCGTAGCGGGGCTGACGATCTTCGCAAACAACGGGGAGCCAGGTGCCGGCCTGAACATCCGTCTGCGTGGTGGCACTTCGATCAGCGCTAGTAACGAGCCGCTGATTGTAATCGACGGGGTGCCCATCGACAACGTGCCGCTCATGCCGCAAGGGGCGGGCATCAACGGCGCGCCACCG from Rhodothermus profundi encodes:
- a CDS encoding TonB-dependent receptor plug domain-containing protein; translation: MVQRAWKGSGWLVVGLLLIGCAGSRSVSHTEAPAEMATSAQGSEGQVVVAVQTQETGEEAQVAVSLPGRVTAVHVVEGPSGSWTVYVQGQQVEAAEPLYILDGVPTTSEVLHRLDPQLIERIEVLKGEEAVAAYGRRGAHGVIRITTRQD
- a CDS encoding amylo-alpha-1,6-glucosidase — protein: MRKQWFMLGVLSIWSLGTMVGQAQEPALVPRFERPVGRLVLARPTQAGAFLDVVGRRAALLGYEHRPFEVWVYPLKILDDLRLEFQIADYPVPLSGEETLAYIEVRPEATVLTYSHAAFTVRQILYAPVHEPGIVMLFDVQAVRPLTIRVAFRPDLRLMWPAGLMTGYLGWHEEAHVYTITEETRRFAGVIGSPLAQDISVQPYQEEPKDLPNRFELVVTPELAAHYYIPVIITGSIEGIDGAIAAYRRLLSQAESYYRQNVAHYERLLDEALQIETPDPRLNAAYAWALVGIDKGLATNPYLGTGLVAGFRTAGNSERPGFAWFFGRDALWTVLATTAVGHFETTRTALDFLRQFQREDGKIPHEISQSAALIDWFEAYPYPWASADATPLFIIAHADYWQTSGDLDYIRQHWTSLVRAYRFTAGTDTDGNDLVENTGVGHGWVEGGQLYPPHEELYQQGVWLAALEGMEAMAQALGETELAAEVRQRALAVRAAIERTYWLEDEGYYAFATWKPAGATALELLRENTVLQAVPLWWRLLSPERARRALEHIGSAYLATDWGTRILSSASRRYDPLSYHHGSVWPLFTGWASMAAYRYEKPHIGYQALMANVLLTYQGALGYVTELLSGAFNRDFGRSSHHQVWSEAMVVTPLVRGLLGLEVQEGGRVLRVAPQLPAVWDSVQLRHVPVGQDRYALTFRRTSDAFEVQLVPEGEAAPISLDLAPAFPRDARVEAVTVNDRPAVFEVREEGDWQRVRIRVPVGEATTIRYRMQPGTDVYVAPEPLVPGMDNQGLRVLQVRADADALQLVLEGRAGRTYTLQVRTPRQLQAVEGVQLKPEGNGYRVQVHFAGQTNAYVRRTLRLPFQ